The DNA segment GGAATGGCGCTGGATTGCGGCGGACGAGATGCTTGACGCAATCGTCCCCTTCAAGCGCGAGATTTACGCACAGGTGATTGACGAGTTCCGCGACTGGCTGGCGTAACCGTTATTCACCGGGGCGTGACAGGCTGAACACCTCGTTGACCACAGCATAATCACGATAGCCACAGCGCGCCAACGGGCGATAGCGCGTGATGTCGAACATGCCATCCACCATGCAATCATCACGCATATGAATGCCGACAACTTCGCCCAGCACCAAAAAATTCGCGGCCCCTTCAAGGGGGACAATCTGCGTCATGCGGCATTCCAATGACGCCGGAGCACCGGCCACGCGTGCTGCCGCAATCGTTTGGCACTCCTCGCGGGCAATGGCGGCGTGATCGAATTCATCCACTTCGCGCGGCCAAGGGCCAGAGGTGGCATTCATCGCATCACGCGCGGCAAATTCCACCACATTCACACAAAACACACCGGTCTCGCGGATATTGGCCACCGAATCCTTGGTGCCGTCGCGGTCCGGCTTGGCACTGGTCGAGGCGAACATGACCTGCGGCGGCACATAGGCCACAGCGTTGAAAAACGAATAGGGGGCCAGATTGTCCTGTCCGTCCGCCCCTCTGGTGGAAATCCAGCCAATCGGGCGGGGGGTGACAATCGCATTGAAGGGGTTGTGCGGCAGGCCGTGGCCGTTACGGGGTTCATAGAACATGGGTATCTCTCCGATGTGTTTGCGCGCACCCTAACGCCATGCTACTGGCCCTGCCAGCACTGATCTGGGCGGGGATTGCAGATGCAGCTTTTAGAGGAAACACCCGCCGACTGGTGGGAGGTGGAGGCGCTTTATGACCTGTGCTTTGCACCGGGCCGCGAAGCGCTGTCATCCTACCGGTTGCGCGATCATGTGGACCCGGTCGCCGCACTGTGCCTGCTGCTGCGCGACCAGAATGGCATTGCTGCGGCGATCCGCTATTGGCCTGTACAGGTGGCAGGCGCTGATCTGTTGCTGCTTGGCCCCATCGCTGTGCACCCCACCCATCAGGGCGAAGGCTTGGGCGGCTGGCTGATACGCGAGAGCTTGGCGCGCGCCCGCGATCAGGGCTGGGCGCGGGTTTTGCTGGTGGGCGATGCGCCCTATTACAGCCGCTTCGGATTTGCGCGGCTGGACAATGTGGTCATGCCGCCGCCCACAAACCCCGCACGCGTGCTGGGGCTGGAACTGGTGCCGGGTGCATGGGACGGGGTGCAGGGGAATGTGACGCCATATGCGCCTATGTTGGAAAAGTGACAGTGGCGCGCCCGCCTGTCTTTGACCGTTTCAGTCCACAAGCGTTGCGACATAGTCCAGCAAGGCCGGTCGCGCACTTTCCAGACCACGGCTTTGGACCCGCGCAATAAGCTCTGATACCTCGTTCAGATTTGACCTTCGGATCAAGGACTTGACAGGCCCGATCGAGGCTGGCCGCATCGAGAGAGAGGCAATGCCAATCCCGGCCAGCGCCAGCGCATCCACGGGCCGTCCGGCATCTTCACCACAGAATGACAGGTCCGTTTCCGTCTCATGGCAGCGATCCACGATAACCTGAAGAAATGTCAGGAAACTGACATTCAGCGTATCATAGCGGCGGCGCACCAACTCGTTCTCGCGGTCGGCGGCAAAGAAAAACTGCTTCAAATCATTGCCGCCAATCGAGATGAAATCCACCGCTTCAAAAAAGCTCTTGGGTGCATAGGCCAGGGACGGTGTTTCCAGCATCGCCCCCACTTCCAGCTTTTCAGGCAGGGCATGGCCAAGGCGGCGCTCACGCTCAATCTCGCGCAGCAATGTGTCATGCGCCTGCGTGAATTCGCTGGCAGTTGCAACAAGCGGGAACATCACGCTCAGCGCGCGGCCATTTGCAGCCCGGATCAGCGCTTGCAACTGCATGCGCAACACGCCGGGCTTGTCCAGACCCACGCGCAGCGCGCGCCACCCCATCGCGGGGTTCGGCTCGTCGGGGCGGTTCATATAGGGCATGACCTTGTCGGACCCGATATCCAGCGTGCGGAAATACACTTTCCGGTCTGCCGCCGCATCCAGCACACGCGCATAATTCGCCACCAGATCAGACCGCTTGGGCATCCGGTCCTGAACCAGAAACTGCAATTCGGTCCGAAACAGGCCCACCGCATCGGCACCCGAATTGGGCAGCGATGGCAGGTCAGCCAGCAAGCCCGCATTCATCTTCAACGACACATTGCTGCCACAACGCGCCTGCGCAGGCTTGTCGCGCAAAATGGCATAGCGCTCCTGCGCCTTGGCCTGCATCGCCATCTTGTCACGAAACGCGCTGCTGATCGTATCATCGGGGCGCAGATGCACCACGCCTTCGGTACCATCGACAAGGATATGGTCGCCATTCAGCGCCTCGGTGGTGATGCGCGGCACATTGATGACCAGCGGGATCGCCAAGGCCCGCGCCACAATCGTCGCGTGACTGCCCACAGCGCCTTCTTCCAGCACCACACCGCGCAATTTGCGGCCATATTCCAGCAATTCCCCCGGCCCGATATTGCGCGCCACCAGAATGGGGCGCTCTGGCATTTCGGCCCCGGTTTCGTTGCCCTGACCTGTCAGGATACGCAACAGACGGTTGGACAGGTCATCCAGATCATGCAGCCGGTCGCGCAAATAGGCATCCGGCACCCGCTCCAGCCGCGAGCGCGCGGTGGATTGTTCCTTCTCGACCGCAGCTTCGGCGGACAGGCCAAGGCGGATATCTTCTTCCATCCGCTTCATCCAGCCACGCGAATGCGCAAACATGCGGTAGGTTTGCAAAACCTCCATATGTTCCTTGTCGCGGGTTCCGGCAGTTGCCAGCAACTGGTCAATCGAGACACGCAAAGTGTCCACTGCGGCCTCCAGACGTGCCAGTTCGGCGCGGCTGTCATCATTGACCAGATTGGTAATCACCACACGCGGCTGGTGCAGCCAGACCTGCCCCTCTGCCTCACCTTCCTGTGCGGTCACACCGCGCAGCATGGCCGGGTTCTGGTGCGGGGTGGCAAAGCTGGTGCCTTCGCCCGTGAACGCGCCCAGTTCGGTCATTTCCGCGATGACCATCGCCACCACTTCCAGCCCGTAAATCTCGTCATCGGAATAAAGGCGCGGCTCTTTGGCCTGCACGACCAGCACGCCCAAGCGTTCGCCCAGCCGCTGGATCGGCACACCAAGGAACGAGGTGAACACTTCCTCGCCGGTTTCGGGCATATAGCGAAAGCCCTGCTCGGCAGGCGCGTTGGCTGTGTTGAGGGGGCGCGACAGCCGCGCCACCTTGCCCACAAGCCCTTCGCCCAGACGCAGCCGTGTCTGATGCACGGATTCCGGCTTCAGCCCTTCGGTGGCGCACAGCTCCAGCGTGTCAGGGTCGCGGAACAGATAGATTGAACAGACATCGACACCCATCGATTCGGTGATGATGGTGGTTATCCGGTCCAGACGTTCCTGCCCCGGATTGGCCAGCGACATTTCATCGCGTAATTTGCGCAACAGCTTGCGGCTGTCAGTTTCTGTTCTGTGGGGCATCGCCCCTCCGATCCTGCTGTCGGGCCTGCCTCAGCCCGCCTTGTCGAGTTCAAACGCATCATGAAGCGCCTGAACCGCCAGTTCCATATATTTCCTGTCGATCAGGACAGAAATCTTGATCTCGGATGTCGCGATGACCTTTATATTGACGCCTTCGTCGGCAAGTGCACTAAACATGCGCGCTGCGACACCTGCATGACTGCGCATACCGATCCCGACAACCGACACTTTGGCCGCATCTGTGTCAACTTCCAGCGTCTCATAGCTGATCGACCCTGCATCGCGGGCCGCTTCCAGTGCCTTGCGCGCACGGCCCACCTGATCGACAGGGCAGGAAAAGGTCATATCGGTGACAGCCTTTTCGTTGCCGCGATAGTTTTTCTCTGAAATGTTCTGAACGATCATGTCAACATTCACCCCCGCTTCGGACAGCGGGCCAAAGATGGCGGCGGCAATGCCGGGCCGGTCCTCGACCGTGACAAGGGTAAGTTTAGCTTCTTCGCGGCTATAGGCCACGCCCGAGACGACTTTCGATTCCATGATTTCATCCTCATCGCAGACCAGAGTTCCAGAAGTCTCGTCTGTCTCGTCAAATGATGACAAGACACGTAAGCGCACCTTATAGCGCATTGCCAACTCAACCGACCGGGTTTGCAGCACTTTCGCGCCAAGACTGGCCAGTTCCAGCATTTCCTCGAAGCTGATCTTGTCCAGCTTGCGCGCCTTCGAGGTGATGCGCGGATCGGTTGTGTAGATCCCGTCCACATCGGTGTAGATATCACAGCGTTCCGCGTCAAACGCTGCGGCAAAGGCCACGGCGGTCGTGTCAGACCCGCCGCGCCCCAGCGTGGTAATACGCCCCTCGGCGCTGACACCCTGAAAGCCTGCGATAACGGCAACCCTGAAACCCTCGGCAAATTTGGCATCCAGATTCTTGCGTGGAATATCGACAAACCGTGCGGCCCCATGCGCGCTGGTGGTCTGGATGGGCACTTGCCAGCCTTGCCAACTGCGCGCGGGCACATCCATTTCCTGAAGCGTCAGCGCCATCAGCCCTGCGGTGACATTCTCGCCCGAACTGACCACGGCATCATATTCGCGCGCGTCATATAGCGGCGAGGTTTCATTGACCCAGCCCACCAGTTCATTCGTCTTGCCCGACATGGCCGAGACGATGACGATTACATCATAACCGCGCGCAACTTCGGCCTTCACCTTGGCCGCCGCATTGCGAATGCGGGCCAGATCAGCAACCGAAGTGCCGCCGAATTTCATCACCAGAAGCGGCATGGGCCGACCCTTTCCCCCGCACGTTTTTCGCGCCACTTAATATGCGGGGGCGGGGGGTTACGCAAGGTGGGCTTTGCAGGCGCGGTCGCGCTCAGGCGGTTTTTCTCTGGCCGGGTCGGGTGATTTTCGCCACATTGGGTGACGCAAGGGCAAGTCGGGCGCGCAGATGATCCGTGCGCGCGCGAATCTCTGGCCGGATCGGCCCTTCGCGCGCAGGGTCATTGAGGGTTGTGAACCAATGCGCGGGCGGGCTGCGCCCGGCGGCGCGGCGCTTCCAACTGAGCGCGCGCAAGATGGCTTCGGCGGGGGCGGGCAGGGGGCCATCATGCGACAGCCCGTTCAGCGCGCCCCAGACCCGTGTCCAGGCCCGTGCAACCGACCACGGGTTATACCCGCCCCCGCCCAGCACGATCAGCCGTGGCGCAAGCTGGGCCAGTGCCACAGCAATCTCGGCATGGGCGTTGTTGGACAGGGCAAGGCGCGACAGCGGGTCTTCCTCAATCGCGTCAGACCCGCATTGCAACACGATTGCATCCGGGTCAAAGCGCTCTAGCGCAGGCAGGATCAACCGCTGCGCGATGTCGCGCATTTCGGTGTCATTCAGCCCGCGTGGAACGGGCAGGTTGAGTGCACGCCCCCGCGCCTCATCCTCCAGCGCGCCGGTGAAGGGCCAGCGCTTTTCCTCATGCACCGAGATCATCAGCATGTCCTCGGCACCTGCCAAGGCCGCCTCGACCCCGTCGCAATGATGCGCGTCGATATCGACATAGGCAATGCGCGCCAAGCCAAGCTGGCGCAGCGACAACAGGCACAGAACCGGATCGTTCAGATAGCAAAACCCGTTGGCATAATCGGCCATTGCATGATGGGTGCCGCCACCGGGAACATGAACAATCCCACCCTCGCGCACCAGTTCAGCCGCCAGCATCACGCCGCCCGCACCGGTTGCGGGGCGGCGGAACATTTCAGGGAAGACAGGGTTGGCGGTGCTGCCAAGGCCGTGGCGGATGCGGGTTGCGTCATCGAGGGTCTGCCGCGCTTCGGCCTGTTGCAGGGCTGTGATATAGTCGGGCGTGTGAAACAGCGTCAGTGCCTTTGGTTTGGCGCGCGGGCTGGTGCGGTATTGCGCAGGCCCAATCCAGCCAAGAGCGTGCGTCAAATCCATCACGGTCGAGACGCGCGGGATATGCAGCGGGTGCCAGTCGCCATAGCTGGAGCCGCGATAGATTTCCGAGCCGATGAAATAGGGTTTCATCAGATGAAAAACCCTATGCAAAAGGTCGCTTTGAACCCCTGCCTTTTTTCCGACAGATGAAAAAGGATTTCATTTTGTGGTCTGAACATCATGGCAAGGCAGCGCGGATCTCGCGCGTGATCGCGCGTGCCGTGGGGCGCGTTGCAGACCCCCAGAACCCCAACAATTCGCCATCAGCCCCGATCAGCGCCTTGTTGAAATTCCAGTTGGGCACATGGCCATGCGCGTCTGCCAGCCATTGGTAAAACGGATGCGCCTGCGCCCCGCGCACCGGTGTGATCTGCGTGATGGGAAAGGTCAGGCCGGTTTGCACACGGCAGAAATCGGCAACCTCTTCGTTGCTGCTCAGTTCCTGCCGGAAATCATCTGACGGCACCGCCAGCACCACCAAGCCTTGCGGGCCGTATTCGTCATAAATCTGTTGCATATCGCCATATTGCCGCGTGAAGCCACAGAGGGAGGCCGTGTTGACCACCAGCACCGGCTGCCCGCGCCAGTCTGCCAACTCCAACGGGCTGCCGTCCAGCGCGGTGAAGGTAAATGCGCTTGCGGGAAGCGCAAGCAGGGTGATGACAAGGCCAAGTGCCGCTTTCAACATGATGCCCTCCGGTTAGGGGTGACTAGATAGCGGGGTCGCGCGGCAGAGCAAGTCATTTGCACTTGAACTGGTTGATAACATTGTTAGGTGTAACGACAGTCTTGTGGGGCTATCAGGAATGATAAAATTTTCTCTCAGATGTGATGACGGACATGCGTTTGACAGCTGGTTCAAGGGTGGCAAAGCGTTCGATGATCTGATTGCGCGCGATATGGTCCAGTGTCCGGTCTGCGGGTCGAACGCCGTGACAAAGGCGCTGATGGCGCCCGCAGTAGCGCTTGGCCAACCGCAAAAACAGCCCACGCCGCCCCCAGCGACCAACCCGCCGACAACAGTGCAAAAATCCCCCGATGCAGAGCAAAAGTTGAAAGCGCTGCGTGAGCAGATCGAGGCCAATTCGGAATATGTCGGCAATAGCTTCGCCTCAACGGCGCGTGCCATGTATCTGGGCGATATCCCTGACCGGCCCATTTATGGCGAGGCGCAACCGCAAGAAGCGAAAGCCCTGCTTGAAGAGGGTGTGCCGGTCCTGCCCTTGCCGTTTATTCCATCGCGCAAATCGAACTGACCCGACCGCCAGCCGTGGTTACAGATCGCGCACCACGCGTGTGGGTGTGATGGGCGCGCTCAGGGTTTTGGGCAGGCTCAGATTTGCGACTTGCTCAGCAATCGGCTTGACCGAGAGGGGATGCGTCGCGCCTGAATAGCTGTCCGGGTCGCCCAGATCATGCCATGCGCCGTTCTGATAGATTTCCAGCGCCGAGAATTTGGATTTGTAATCCATCTTCGGGCTGCCCGGCACCCAATAGCCCAGATAGACATAAGGCAGCCCAACCTTGCGGGCCAAGGCGATCTGATCCAAGATCATGTAACTGCCCAATGACTTCGCGGCATGATCCGGGTCGAAGAACGAATAGACAAGGCTAAGCCCGTCATCCAGCACATCGGTCAGACAGACCGCGCGCAGCTGCCGCCGCCCGTTTGCATCCTGCCCGATATATTCCAGAACGCGGGTGCGTACGGGCGTTTCCTCGACCATTGCGGCGAATTCAAACACATCCATATCGGCCATGCCTCCATCGGCGTGGCGCGAATCCAGATAGCGGCGGAACATGTCATATTGATCTTCTGTTGCCCAAGCGCTGGTGACATAGCGCTGCAGGCTGCTGTTGCGCTTGATCACGCGGCGCTGCGAGCGCGTGGGCTGAAAATCAGCCACCCGAATGCGTGCGGACAAGCAGGCACAGCAATCGGCACAAGACGGACGATAGAGCACATTTTGCGACCTGCGAAACCCTTGCTTGGACAATGTGTCATTCATCGCCTCGGCCTGCTCGCCTTGCAGGGCGGTGAACAACTTACGCTCCATCCGCCCGTCAAGATACGGGCAGGGCTGTGGGGCAGTCACATAGAACTGTGGTATGGTTGGCAGGCTGTGGCGCATTCAACACGTCTCAAATCACGGAGCATAAGTTAGAAGATTAGCAAGGCTTTCGGCTTTCGCCAAGTCATCTGATGCAGGGGCATTCAGGTTAATGATCGGGGCCGATTCGATGCAGCATCGTGGTGCGAAGAACCATGTCATGCAAGCCTTGTCGGTAAGGTGTCAGCAAGATCATGACCATAGATGCAACTTGCAACGGAAACACGGTCCACATCCCCGCATGCATCGCACTGTAGATAAAGGCCGTCATCGGGTCGGGTTGCCGCCCGTCAAGGCCGCGCCATTTCAGCGCGGTCAGCATCATGCCCAGCGTAGCCCCGTAGCGCGCCAGCATGATTGTGCGGTAGCCGATCGAGATTGCGCCAAACAACACGGGCAGGAAAAAAGCGCTAATAAACAACGTCATCACCAGCCCGACCAGCGTCAGTGCGATGGTGACGACCAGATCAATCGCCCAAGCCAGCGCGCGTTTGAGGGGCACGTCGCTGTAGAACTCTGGTTGCAATTCGGGGTCAGGCAAGGTCATTCGACAAAATCCGCAGGTAAGGCATTGGTAAGGGAGGTAAGCATCGTGGGCACGATTGAAAAGACGTGACGCGGCGTACCTGCCGCAGCCCAGACCTTTGCAAACTGCAACAAGCGCGGATCAATCCAGCAGGGTGAAGGGGTTAGATGCCCTATAGGCGATACTCCGCCAATGGCAAAGCCGGTGGTGGCGCGCACAAGGTTTGCATCGGCGCGGCCCAGCGCTTCGCCTGCCAGTGATGAGGCTTTGCTGGCGCTGACACGGTTTCCGCCTGCGGTCAGAAACAGCCGGATCGCGCCGGAGTCCTGCCCGCAGAAGATGATTGATTTGACGATCTGGTCAATCTCGCAGCCGCAGGAAGCTGCCGCCAACTCGGCTGTGCGCGCATCGCCCGCTTCAAATATCGTATCTGGCAGGCCCGCGTCCTGAAGTGCGCGGGCCACACGTTTGAGAGATTTGCTCACGGTTTCAGTCCAGACTGTCCAGCACCTCGCCCAAGGTGCCGATCAATTGGTCGATCTGCGCTTTCTCGATAATCAGCGGCGGTGACATGGCGATGATATCGCCTGTCGTGCGGATCAGGACACCCTTTTCATAGGCTTTCAGGAAAGCGGCAAAAGCGCGCTGGGTGGGTGCGCCCGCGATGGGTTCCAGTTCTACCGCGCCAATCAGCCCCATATTGCGGATGTCGATGACATGGCGGTGGTCTTTCAGGGAATGCACCGCCTCTTCCCAATAGGGGGCAATTTCGGCGCAGCGCTCGAACAACGCATCCTCGCGGTAGGTTTCCAGTGTGGCCAGTGCGGCGGCGGACGCGATGGGGTTGCCCGAATAGGTATAGCCGTGAAACAGCTCGATCAGATGTTCCGGCCCTTGCATGAAGGCGTCGTGAATGGCGGCGGTGGTCAGCACCGCCCCCATCGGGATTACGCCATTGGTCAGACCCTTGGCGCAGGTGATCATGTCGGGCATGACATCGAAATGCTGCGCGCCAAAGGGGCTGCCAAGGCGGCCAAATCCGGTAATCACCTCGTCAAAGATCAGCAGGATGCCATGTTTGGTGGCAATCTCGCGCAGGCGCTGCAAATAGCCCTTGGGCGGGATCAGCACGCCGGTGGAGCCGGCGACAGGTTCCACAATGACGGCGGCAATCGTATCGGCACCGTGCAGCGCGACCATGCGTTCGAGATCATCGGCCAGATAGGCGCCATGCTCTGGCTGGCCCTTCGTCCACTGGTTCTCAGGGATATGGGTGTGCGGCAGGTGATCGACGCCCGCCAGCATTGCGCCGAAATGGCGGCGGTTGTTGACAATGCCGCCCACGGAAATGCCGCCGAAATTCACACCATGATAGCCGCGTTCGCGCCCGATCAGGCGTGTGCGGCCTGCGTCACCCTTGGCGCGGTGATAGGCAATGGCGATTTTCAGCGCTGTTTCGACAGATTCCGACCCTGAATTGGTGAAGAATGCGTGGTCAATCCCCTCTGGGGCCAGATCGACCAGCTTGTTGGCCAGCTCGAACGCTTTGGGGTGGCCCATCTGAAAGGCGGGGGCGTAATCCATTTCAGAGGCTTGTTTCTGAATGGCCTCGACGATGCGGGGGCGCTTGTGTCCGGCATTGCAGCACCACAGGCCCGCTGTGCCATCGAGCACCTGCCGCCCGTCCGAGGTGGTGTAGAACATGCCATCCGCCTCGACCAGCATACGCGGGGCTTGTTTGAACTGGCGATTGGCCGTGAAGGGCATCCAGAAGGCGCGCAGATCATTCGGGGTGGGACGGTCGAGGGCCATAGCGTATCTCCGGGCTGTATTTGATCAAAAGACGCTAACATATTCGCGCGCCAAGGCAAGGGTCAGCGAAACACCATCACAGCCGACAGGGCCAGCAACGCCGCCATCAGGCGCATGAAGATGCGCCAACGGGCGGGCGATTGCAGCAGCCCTGTCAGCAAGGCCCCCGCACTTGCCCAGAACAGGCACACGCCCAGATTGACGCTGCTAAAGGCCATGGCCAGACGCGCGGCTTCCTGCGCGGGGGGCAGCCCCGCGCCATAGCCCGCCGAGGCTGCGAAAGCGACCGCCCAGACCTTGGGGTTGATCCATTGAAACAGCACGCCTTGCCACAGGGTCATCGGGTCGCCGACATCCTGTTGCTGGGCTGCGGGGCGGCGGGTGGCGTTGAAATAGCCCCATGCCATCCACAAGATCCATGCCGCGGCAAGGGTTTGCAACACCAGCCCAAGGATCGGGTTGGCCAGCACCAGTGCGCCCACACCCAGTGCTGTGACCGCTGCAATAACGCCCACCCCCAGCACCACACCGAACAGATGCGGCAACGTGCGCGAGAAACCGAACCGCGCGCCAGAGGCTGTCAGCATGATGACATTCGGCCCCGGCGAGAACAGGCCAAGAAAGACAAAGGTATAAAGAAGCGGGTCAAACTGCACGCGGGGCACTCTCATAAAGGGGCCTAAAACAACAGACCCCGGCGCGCGGGCGCCGGGGTCTGGTCGTGATAGTCTGCGTGCCGCGCCCTTACAAGAGCCGCCCCGGCAACCACAGCACCAGTTGCGGGAAGATGAACACCATGATCACCGCCAGCATCTGCAATAACACGAACGGGATCACGCCCTTGTAGATGTCGATGATTGTCACGCTGGGGGGGGCAACGCCCTTGAGGTAGAACAGTGAAAAGCCCACTGGCGGCGTCAGGAACGAGGTTTGCAAGACCACCGCGAACAACACGATGAACCAAATCTGATCAAAGCCAAGGATCACCACCACAGGTGCGACCAGCGGCAGCATGATCAGCGAGATTTCCAGCCAGTCGAGGAAGAACCCCGCCAGAAAGGCGATGAACAGGATGGTCAGAACCACACCTGAAGGGCCGAATGGCAGCGCTTGCAGCGATTGGGTGATGA comes from the Roseinatronobacter monicus genome and includes:
- a CDS encoding glutathione peroxidase, yielding MLKAALGLVITLLALPASAFTFTALDGSPLELADWRGQPVLVVNTASLCGFTRQYGDMQQIYDEYGPQGLVVLAVPSDDFRQELSSNEEVADFCRVQTGLTFPITQITPVRGAQAHPFYQWLADAHGHVPNWNFNKALIGADGELLGFWGSATRPTARAITREIRAALP
- a CDS encoding LysE family translocator, with protein sequence MQFDPLLYTFVFLGLFSPGPNVIMLTASGARFGFSRTLPHLFGVVLGVGVIAAVTALGVGALVLANPILGLVLQTLAAAWILWMAWGYFNATRRPAAQQQDVGDPMTLWQGVLFQWINPKVWAVAFAASAGYGAGLPPAQEAARLAMAFSSVNLGVCLFWASAGALLTGLLQSPARWRIFMRLMAALLALSAVMVFR
- a CDS encoding arginyltransferase — protein: MRHSLPTIPQFYVTAPQPCPYLDGRMERKLFTALQGEQAEAMNDTLSKQGFRRSQNVLYRPSCADCCACLSARIRVADFQPTRSQRRVIKRNSSLQRYVTSAWATEDQYDMFRRYLDSRHADGGMADMDVFEFAAMVEETPVRTRVLEYIGQDANGRRQLRAVCLTDVLDDGLSLVYSFFDPDHAAKSLGSYMILDQIALARKVGLPYVYLGYWVPGSPKMDYKSKFSALEIYQNGAWHDLGDPDSYSGATHPLSVKPIAEQVANLSLPKTLSAPITPTRVVRDL
- a CDS encoding aspartate kinase codes for the protein MPLLVMKFGGTSVADLARIRNAAAKVKAEVARGYDVIVIVSAMSGKTNELVGWVNETSPLYDAREYDAVVSSGENVTAGLMALTLQEMDVPARSWQGWQVPIQTTSAHGAARFVDIPRKNLDAKFAEGFRVAVIAGFQGVSAEGRITTLGRGGSDTTAVAFAAAFDAERCDIYTDVDGIYTTDPRITSKARKLDKISFEEMLELASLGAKVLQTRSVELAMRYKVRLRVLSSFDETDETSGTLVCDEDEIMESKVVSGVAYSREEAKLTLVTVEDRPGIAAAIFGPLSEAGVNVDMIVQNISEKNYRGNEKAVTDMTFSCPVDQVGRARKALEAARDAGSISYETLEVDTDAAKVSVVGIGMRSHAGVAARMFSALADEGVNIKVIATSEIKISVLIDRKYMELAVQALHDAFELDKAG
- a CDS encoding DUF1178 family protein, coding for MIKFSLRCDDGHAFDSWFKGGKAFDDLIARDMVQCPVCGSNAVTKALMAPAVALGQPQKQPTPPPATNPPTTVQKSPDAEQKLKALREQIEANSEYVGNSFASTARAMYLGDIPDRPIYGEAQPQEAKALLEEGVPVLPLPFIPSRKSN
- a CDS encoding flavin reductase family protein; amino-acid sequence: MFYEPRNGHGLPHNPFNAIVTPRPIGWISTRGADGQDNLAPYSFFNAVAYVPPQVMFASTSAKPDRDGTKDSVANIRETGVFCVNVVEFAARDAMNATSGPWPREVDEFDHAAIAREECQTIAAARVAGAPASLECRMTQIVPLEGAANFLVLGEVVGIHMRDDCMVDGMFDITRYRPLARCGYRDYAVVNEVFSLSRPGE
- a CDS encoding YbaK/EbsC family protein is translated as MSKSLKRVARALQDAGLPDTIFEAGDARTAELAAASCGCEIDQIVKSIIFCGQDSGAIRLFLTAGGNRVSASKASSLAGEALGRADANLVRATTGFAIGGVSPIGHLTPSPCWIDPRLLQFAKVWAAAGTPRHVFSIVPTMLTSLTNALPADFVE
- a CDS encoding aspartate aminotransferase family protein; the protein is MALDRPTPNDLRAFWMPFTANRQFKQAPRMLVEADGMFYTTSDGRQVLDGTAGLWCCNAGHKRPRIVEAIQKQASEMDYAPAFQMGHPKAFELANKLVDLAPEGIDHAFFTNSGSESVETALKIAIAYHRAKGDAGRTRLIGRERGYHGVNFGGISVGGIVNNRRHFGAMLAGVDHLPHTHIPENQWTKGQPEHGAYLADDLERMVALHGADTIAAVIVEPVAGSTGVLIPPKGYLQRLREIATKHGILLIFDEVITGFGRLGSPFGAQHFDVMPDMITCAKGLTNGVIPMGAVLTTAAIHDAFMQGPEHLIELFHGYTYSGNPIASAAALATLETYREDALFERCAEIAPYWEEAVHSLKDHRHVIDIRNMGLIGAVELEPIAGAPTQRAFAAFLKAYEKGVLIRTTGDIIAMSPPLIIEKAQIDQLIGTLGEVLDSLD
- a CDS encoding GNAT family N-acetyltransferase, giving the protein MQLLEETPADWWEVEALYDLCFAPGREALSSYRLRDHVDPVAALCLLLRDQNGIAAAIRYWPVQVAGADLLLLGPIAVHPTHQGEGLGGWLIRESLARARDQGWARVLLVGDAPYYSRFGFARLDNVVMPPPTNPARVLGLELVPGAWDGVQGNVTPYAPMLEK
- the ptsP gene encoding phosphoenolpyruvate--protein phosphotransferase encodes the protein MPHRTETDSRKLLRKLRDEMSLANPGQERLDRITTIITESMGVDVCSIYLFRDPDTLELCATEGLKPESVHQTRLRLGEGLVGKVARLSRPLNTANAPAEQGFRYMPETGEEVFTSFLGVPIQRLGERLGVLVVQAKEPRLYSDDEIYGLEVVAMVIAEMTELGAFTGEGTSFATPHQNPAMLRGVTAQEGEAEGQVWLHQPRVVITNLVNDDSRAELARLEAAVDTLRVSIDQLLATAGTRDKEHMEVLQTYRMFAHSRGWMKRMEEDIRLGLSAEAAVEKEQSTARSRLERVPDAYLRDRLHDLDDLSNRLLRILTGQGNETGAEMPERPILVARNIGPGELLEYGRKLRGVVLEEGAVGSHATIVARALAIPLVINVPRITTEALNGDHILVDGTEGVVHLRPDDTISSAFRDKMAMQAKAQERYAILRDKPAQARCGSNVSLKMNAGLLADLPSLPNSGADAVGLFRTELQFLVQDRMPKRSDLVANYARVLDAAADRKVYFRTLDIGSDKVMPYMNRPDEPNPAMGWRALRVGLDKPGVLRMQLQALIRAANGRALSVMFPLVATASEFTQAHDTLLREIERERRLGHALPEKLEVGAMLETPSLAYAPKSFFEAVDFISIGGNDLKQFFFAADRENELVRRRYDTLNVSFLTFLQVIVDRCHETETDLSFCGEDAGRPVDALALAGIGIASLSMRPASIGPVKSLIRRSNLNEVSELIARVQSRGLESARPALLDYVATLVD
- a CDS encoding acetoin utilization protein AcuC, with amino-acid sequence MKPYFIGSEIYRGSSYGDWHPLHIPRVSTVMDLTHALGWIGPAQYRTSPRAKPKALTLFHTPDYITALQQAEARQTLDDATRIRHGLGSTANPVFPEMFRRPATGAGGVMLAAELVREGGIVHVPGGGTHHAMADYANGFCYLNDPVLCLLSLRQLGLARIAYVDIDAHHCDGVEAALAGAEDMLMISVHEEKRWPFTGALEDEARGRALNLPVPRGLNDTEMRDIAQRLILPALERFDPDAIVLQCGSDAIEEDPLSRLALSNNAHAEIAVALAQLAPRLIVLGGGGYNPWSVARAWTRVWGALNGLSHDGPLPAPAEAILRALSWKRRAAGRSPPAHWFTTLNDPAREGPIRPEIRARTDHLRARLALASPNVAKITRPGQRKTA
- a CDS encoding RDD family protein, with protein sequence MTLPDPELQPEFYSDVPLKRALAWAIDLVVTIALTLVGLVMTLFISAFFLPVLFGAISIGYRTIMLARYGATLGMMLTALKWRGLDGRQPDPMTAFIYSAMHAGMWTVFPLQVASMVMILLTPYRQGLHDMVLRTTMLHRIGPDH